The nucleotide window ggcaacaatgcaccgcgtggcaagggacatgggggtcgcGATATGGGccatggaggccctcccaatgtatggcgcagagctggtggtgctggccctaatGGTCACAGAAACAAGGTGCAAatggcacctaagaacccttcagtcaaacagaatagagttggcaatgaaccatgctataggtgtggagtcattgggcattggtacaagaactgccaagcaagcaacagagtagcagccaattacaagaggtatagggagtctaaagaacaagatgctcactatatggaagaaggaggccatgacccagatgtcaacctcacaattgcaaacttcaatggcaaagaggaacttgctaagtcaatggaagCTCTAAATCTTGACtgatatatttattttctaaaactagttgtgaaggcataatgcctcatttttaattagactattacttggtcttaaagtttatttcaataatggtttgatgaattagaacaagaccttgatttgattatcgttggcttattaataaattttgaatgttattatgaagcactgaatttattcaaatttatttactacacatatttacattgTTCGAAattgcactataaagatgtaaagcaatacatctagaaaaagaaaaaattatttggatgaaaagattatcattctacataaatacaaatactttaaagaatatgagatacgctctgtatgcaccaagagctaatcgaaccttgttaagttatcaaagatatttgtgccaacggttatcatgtaaaaacacactgtgagaatgaaactgaatacttttatattacctctaatgaatgtggaaggaaacacattttagagaaactcatGAGTCAATCTaatggactgtacctcactacgatttggatcattgaatcctagatTGTCACccataatgaaatgtgggacactgactcatacaggctttggcatgaccgcctagggcaccccggtcatgacatgatgatccgtatttaaaaaaactcatatggacatcccttctttcgagtgaaacataaaatgggacaaaaatccgtcacactgcaaagtgtcggttctaggattgctcaaatgcagtcattgccttctgaagtaccagaagcactacctccctcccattatgcctcattgactatttcaaaggcacatcactcattttgcaaagcttgctctttaggAAAAACAGGATTGAGACCTCCCTATACTAAAGATATAAcataaaacattccattcttacaaaggatacaaggacatatctgtggacctatccatccagaatgcggaccattcaagtactttatggttctggtggatgcttcgacacactggtcacatgtcgctttattgtccacaagaaatgcagcaaaactcctagcatagattatacgtttaagggctcaccaccctgatcaccctatcaagtctataaggcttgataatgctggagagtttacatcaaaagcatttgacgaatattgcatgcttattaggatcgatgtagagcatcctgtaccccatgtgcatacacaaaatggtctcgcagaagccaccattaaaaggctGCAGAtagtggctagggcattggttatgcgcaccaacctgcctatatctgcatggggttatgcaatattgcacgcagctttacttgtttcagacccactgctagccaactaTTTTTCTGCGTACcaattggtaactggatatgagcttgACATTtaatacttacgcatatttggttacgcagtatatgtgcctattgcgcccccacagcgcaccaaaatgggtcctcagagacgattaagtatttatgttggatactgatatgtgcaaaagcattcgccaatttaaaccctgaaaatgtcgagcatTAGTATatgataagcagggatcgttctaaacaggggattgagggtgctaacatgtgagaaacaaatcaaagaaacaTAGAATATACATCACACGAAATTATTAAGAACATATACAAGTTTTCACGAAAATTAGAATTTACAAGTTACAAGCATGCATAGAATTAGaacaacaaagaaaagagagagagcacaTACATAACACACGAAATTAGAAGACAAAGGAATTAGACAAAGAAACGAAAatcacaagtatatatatacacataattCGAAACAAACATAGAAtttgagttagaaaaggttttggaaatcctactcctatttatacacattttacaagtcatagttatattagaaatccatatacaacaaggattactagttttatactaattaggattacttaattattaagaaaacaaattattgaccaagtcaaaaaaagaatactaagtcaaaactaactctaactacttttcctaAAAACAAGGAACCAATCCCTAAAATTAAGGAAGGCATCCCTTAAAACAAGGAAACCCTAACAAACTCACAACAAACATCAAAATTAATTCTTAAAACACACTAACACATaatactattcacggagacactattcatgaatttttaaaaacattttatttatttatttattttattatttacggtttacatgctacctaaaaattctaaaattaatttgatttatttacaaatatacaaaaacaTCAAGAATATAACAAAGGGGgtttttaaagattgaaaacataaattttcagaaaacaaataaagattaaaaacgtttctatacaaaggtgggaaaagaagaatttttggaaaacaattcatcaagaactaatcaagaatgattcattcatgcatcccttaatcttgtttATTACCAAGAACGCCATCAACCAAGATCAAAGCAACCCTAAGCTCTGGAAAAACCTTATGAGATAAACTCCACCATGTCAGCATCCAGTTCTGGTGCTCAAGCTATCTGCCCATGGGCGTTCATGGGATTCCTTGACTCGACTACTCCTCCGTCCACAGCTCCTCCTCCGCCCAAGGCGAAAACTTTCGCATCAATTGTTTCAGATTCAATTGAATCATCGGTGTCTCTTACCCAACTACCTGCACCGATTGTTCGCGGAGATAAAACATACATTAAGATCAATGAGGCTCTTTATCAGGAGCAATTGAAAAGTTTCAAAACCAACCTCCTTGGTCGTCTACTACTCCGTAAAGGCTCTGCACCTTTGAAGACTGCTGATCTCAAGGGTATGCTTAACACTCTGTGGAAGCCCTCAGCTCCATGGCGTCTTGTTCCGCTGGGGAAAGGATACTTCGACATTCACTTTGCAATAGAGGATGATTTGCGAAGAGTTTGGGGAGGGGGTACATGCACCCTTGCTACTGGTATTTTCAGATTGGCTCAATGGAAGCCAGATTTTGTGCCGGGAGACGTTCTTCCACAGACCCATGCTCAACATCTAATGGAGCATGCTCATGGAGTGGGCACTCCATTGCAATTAGACCGGGCTACGAAGGAGCGTGAGTTTGGCTATTATGCCAGAATTTTAGTAGATGTGGATCTTGCCAGGGAATTACCATCTTCGTTGATGATCGAGCGTGAAAATCATTGTTTTCCCATTGAAGTGGTCTATGAAAATTTGTGCACCCATTGTGGTTTGGTTGGCCATACTACTGATCGTTGTAAGCAACTAAACGACAAGGAACAAAGGAACAAGAAACAGCGTGAGAAGCCTTCTCAGCCTTTGACTATTGTAGTGCGTCAAGAGTACAAGGTAAAGCGTAATGTGGTCACTTCTGATATTAGGCATGATATGCATATGGTCTATGCTTCTCCACCAAATATGACTAATGAAATTGTTACAAAGGATCAACATGCTGCTCCAACTCTGACAGTTGATGACGACTCTCCTAAGGTCTAATCTTCTGAAAGGGAATTGGTAGAAATTGCTCAGTTTGCACAAACTGTTATTGAGGAGGCGGCTTTGGATGAAATGGAGACTATTGCCCAGCGAGTAATAGAGGAGCCATTGGAAGCAAATATTGAAGTTGCTAATGCAAGGCAGGATGACTTGAGCTCCTCGGAAATGACTGAATAAGTTCTTGAGGAGCATTTTTCTCTGGAAAATGCAGCAGGTGAGTTGACAAAAGGGAAAACTAGTGGCCATGACTTCACTGAGGAAGACCAATGCACGACTGGTATTGATGGAACCCCTCCTAGGGGGCAATTTGAAATGCAAGCAGTGAATTCTATGATGGGGGGTGATATAGGCCTTAAGAATATGACCCTTGTTCTTTCTAAAGGGCAGAAAAAGAGACTCCGCAAACAGTAAAAAGAGGACAAGCAGCCAGAAGAGGGCACTGTGGATCGTTACCCCTCAAGAAATAGGGGTCCTCCTCATAAGCTTAATTTCTGAAGATTATTTTTTGGAATATTCGGGGATTAGCTAATGCTCCTACAAGAACTGCTCTTCGTAGTTTGATTAGTAAGCACTCCCTTGATTTCCTTTGTTTATCGGAACCAATGACATCTTTGACACATATTCCTGATTCTTTTTGGAGATCTATTGGTATGCAATTGGTCGGTGTCAATGATAGAGGTCAGTTATTTCCTACTATTTGGGTTTTTCATTCAACAAACATATCCTCTCCTACTATGATATCTTCTTCTAGTCAACATATGTTTGTGTAGTTTTCTGTTGGTGGTATTGCTCATGGTCTGATATTTGTCTATGCGGCAACAACTAGTGTGGCACGTCGTCCTTTATGGTCTGCAATTGAGCAAATAAAGACAAGCTTCTCGGGTCCTTTGCTGTTAGTTGGTGATTTCAATGCGATTTTAGGAGCCCATGAAAAGAAGGGTGGTAGACTACCTACTCGTGTTTCTTGTGATGACTTTCAGCATATGGTGAATGTGTGTCATTTGACACAAATTGATCTTAAAGGGTCACTCTTTACATGGACAAATGGTCGAGGAGTTGGCTCACATATTGAAATGTTGTTGGACAGGTGCTTTTGTTCTATTCCATGGTTAGACTATTGGCCGATGACAAGTTGTTCCACTTTGGTTCGGCACTCTTCTGATCATAATCCTCTCTTGATTTCATTCACCAAATACATTGCACAAGGTCCAATTCCATTCCGTTTTCAGAAGCTTTGGTTGGGGCACTCAGATTTTCTTAAAATTGTTCAAGTAGCATGGCAATCCTTTGAGGTATGTGGTTGTCCTATGTTTATTCTACAAAAGAAGCTTAAGCTTTTAAAACCTATTCTGAAGGAGTGGAATGTTAATGTCTTCGGTAATGTTCATACTGCTGTGGATAGTGCACGCGCTGCCCATGAAAAAATTCAACTAGCCATATCTCTTGATGGGTTTACtgaagtgagaagttccgctagcggggtttcgctcagcggacttcgatacttggagcctTTCGCCCAAAAGTTTTGGCCTCTGTCGGACGCTTcgcctgatggtggtggacacgtggcaaacccctaaagggttagcgtgcggaggtgtGCCTCCTTCAtcgagccgtctcctcgccattaatgccgagtaatgatggatctcGTAACCGGAGAGTAACTGCAGCTGTGGGACACGCGTACGGCTGGCAGTCGATGTCGTTTTTTAAACGGACGGTGtgggattgtttgacgttgacataaaagggggggaaggtaGCACATTTGGCACTGCTCCAAACTTCGAACTGTGccctcgtcgtcttcaagtgttCTGTGTCTGAGATCAGAGAAGAAAAGTGAGGCGATATCGGCGAGTTTTCGTGCGTGGAAGAACCGACGATCTCCGGCTTCGAAGATTAGTGTAcacactgctgtcagaggcTCCACTATCAAGGTTGGTAATCTGACCCTTTTCCTATTTGATTGGGTGTCTGCcttcttgaatttctgggtttttttgtgatatgttctttgtcgacgtactgtgagggtgtgagtgggtttggggaaaggtggttgtgattgacaattggggttgttagggcttttctagatggtcgaatctgggttttagtctgtttgttcttgttttggcattttctgggttgagtgttgttgatgttcttgggcactaactgatatagggataggttagatcatgtgtgagctaactgatttgggttttagggttttgggatggccgacgtcatagagatctcgagcagt belongs to Rosa chinensis cultivar Old Blush chromosome 4, RchiOBHm-V2, whole genome shotgun sequence and includes:
- the LOC112198687 gene encoding uncharacterized protein LOC112198687; the protein is MSASSSGAQAICPWAFMGFLDSTTPPSTAPPPPKAKTFASIVSDSIESSVSLTQLPAPIVRGDKTYIKINEALYQEQLKSFKTNLLGRLLLRKGSAPLKTADLKGMLNTLWKPSAPWRLVPLGKGYFDIHFAIEDDLRRVWGGGTCTLATGIFRLAQWKPDFVPGDVLPQTHAQHLMEHAHGVGTPLQLDRATKEREFGYYARILVDVDLARELPSSLMIERENHCFPIEVVYENLCTHCGLVGHTTDRCKQLNDKEQRNKKQREKPSQPLTIVVRQEYKVKRNVVTSDIRHDMHMVYASPPNMTNEIVTKDQHAAPTLTVDDDSPKV